From the genome of uncultured Bacteroides sp.:
GCCTTGATGTCCTGATATGCCTTTGTCTGACGAGCAGTAGCAAATACAACGGCTACATTCTGCTCGTTTGCGATAAACTCCTTTATACCATCCATGTGCTCAATGCTGCTATTGCCACCACCAATGACAAGCACCTTGTCGAACTTCTTGTCGATCTGCAGGTGTGGGTATTTTGCATTATCAACGGTATTATTCTTGCGGTTGTTGAGCGCACGTACGATACTGTTGAACGAATATACTCGATTGGTCACCCAATCCATAACTTCCTTCTGAGGAATGCGGTTGGCACCTGCAAGCATGTAAGGCAGATTAGTGCCCCACTGGTACTTGTTCATGAGAGGAGTGAAGGCTGAAACCACATCGCCAAGGACATTGAAGTCCACCTCGAGACCCTCGTGAACGTTGAGATATGTGAGGAGCAATTCTGTCTTTGCATTACCGGCTCCACGACCCATACCCAATACGGTTACATCCACATAGTCGCATCCGAGTTTCATGGCTGTGAGCGAGTTGATAAGACCCATCTCCAGATTGTTATGGCCATGGAAACCAATAGGACAAATTGTCTGAGTGCGAACCTCCTTAACGATAGCAGTAAGATCCTCAGGAGTGATTCCACCAAAACTATCCACCATACAGAAGAGGTCGGCAAACGAATCCAGCACACTCAATTTCTTGAGGAAGTCCGGATATTCTGTCATCCACTTGCTCATATACATTACGTTGAAGCCTACCTCGAAGCCCATTGCCTTAACAGCCTTGGCGAGCACAACAGCACGATCGAAATTCTTAGGGTCGATAGCGATACGAACCATATCAACAAGACTCACGATAGGACCAAGAAGCGAGTTAAGATCCTCCGGACAGGTACTCTTCTCGTTGAGCATGACATCCAGTTTCTTTGTGCACGTCTGACGGATGTGCTTCAGTACACTAACCGGGCAATAACCAAATTTGCCCAAGTAATCTCCTGAAGGGTTATTGCGGTATCCGAGCTCCAAATAATCAATTGGAAGCGCGTTCATTGCCTTGATGTAGGCATCCACAATTTCTGAATCGAAATCCCAATTCGTGTAGTAACCACCATCACGAAGGGTTGCGTCTAATATTTTTGTCATAATTACTATTATTTACTTTCTAATGCCATAAAAGCACGAATCCATGTTAACTCTGTAAATTTTTCAAACAGAATATCTTTATTGTTTTTACATTGACATATCTCACCCTCACGATCGCCAGATATTAGAGAAGACACGCAACCATTAAGCGAATCTACAGTATATGAGCATTTTATATAATTTACCCCATCCAATTCAGCAAACTCATATGCAGAAACAACCACCTTACCATAAGACAACGCTTCTAGTATTTTTGATGGGAAATTATATTGATTAACAGGTTGTGAGAGATCTGATAAACTAAGTATAAAATCTGTAGCGTGGAACAAATCCAAGTAATCTTCATATTTTTCAAAGAAACCCTTATAAATAATATTTGAATACTTTGAGGTGTACTCACGAACCACCGGTTCCATATCTTTTGAAATACTACCAGATAAATATAAAGTTGCTTCAGGAATGTCCTTAAATGCACTCATGGCCAATTCCAATCCATTATTATTGTTTAAGCAACCAGATAATAAGAAGGTTTTATTCCCATGAAATTTATCAATTACGCCATTCAGTTTTTCTGCTTTTATTATTCCGGGTATATTGATCTGATTTTTATTTAGCCCCATACAACGCGCAGATAAAGATAAAACACCATCGGCCTTTTTTATGCAATGCATAAAAATTTTTCCTCTAATACCCTTATTACTATT
Proteins encoded in this window:
- a CDS encoding aldolase catalytic domain-containing protein, giving the protein MTKILDATLRDGGYYTNWDFDSEIVDAYIKAMNALPIDYLELGYRNNPSGDYLGKFGYCPVSVLKHIRQTCTKKLDVMLNEKSTCPEDLNSLLGPIVSLVDMVRIAIDPKNFDRAVVLAKAVKAMGFEVGFNVMYMSKWMTEYPDFLKKLSVLDSFADLFCMVDSFGGITPEDLTAIVKEVRTQTICPIGFHGHNNLEMGLINSLTAMKLGCDYVDVTVLGMGRGAGNAKTELLLTYLNVHEGLEVDFNVLGDVVSAFTPLMNKYQWGTNLPYMLAGANRIPQKEVMDWVTNRVYSFNSIVRALNNRKNNTVDNAKYPHLQIDKKFDKVLVIGGGNSSIEHMDGIKEFIANEQNVAVVFATARQTKAYQDIKAPIFYTLVGNEGRRLTANVGADRFNGTCVLPPYPRTMGTEVPAYAESHTVELTEICFTNQFKDSVTTIALQLALNLTDGDIYVVGYDGYPGNVLSEKEVDLTNENKTIFQAYAETKGKKLQSLTPSIYKDLEIVSVYQFI